Proteins encoded by one window of Xanthomonas sp. DAR 80977:
- a CDS encoding fatty acid desaturase family protein produces the protein MAAPRNRALTPAELQAFGDELDALRVRTVATLGEADARYIRRIVAAVRYTGLAGRALLFLGAFVHSVLWPAWIAGVALLTLSKILENMELGHNVMHGQYDWMGDAQLNGNTYEWDIVATGDNWRKTHNFKHHTYTNVRGMDDDIGYGLLRIFPEQRWRPFYLAQPFIAVVFALLFEWGVAIQDLRLGRWFAGKMKRGELRRSFAPVGRKMGRQILKDYVIFPALAGPFFLTVLLGNLAANVLRSIWTFVIIFCGHFTADAETFPKESIKGESRGHWYLRQLRGSSNLAGGKLLNVLSGNLSHQIEHHFYPDIPANRYAALAVEVKQICARYGQHYNTGSLPRQFGQVMWRIVRHAFPSRPRPVRQVRAQAAQQAG, from the coding sequence ATGGCTGCTCCCCGCAACCGCGCACTGACCCCGGCCGAACTGCAGGCCTTCGGCGACGAACTCGACGCGCTGCGCGTGCGCACCGTCGCCACCCTGGGCGAGGCCGACGCGCGCTACATCCGCCGCATCGTCGCCGCGGTGCGCTACACCGGCCTGGCCGGGCGCGCGCTGCTGTTCCTGGGCGCGTTCGTGCACAGCGTGCTGTGGCCGGCGTGGATCGCCGGCGTGGCGCTGCTGACCCTGTCCAAGATCCTGGAGAACATGGAGCTGGGCCACAACGTGATGCACGGCCAGTACGACTGGATGGGCGATGCGCAGCTCAACGGCAACACCTACGAATGGGACATCGTCGCCACCGGCGACAACTGGCGCAAGACGCACAACTTCAAGCACCACACCTACACCAACGTGCGGGGCATGGACGACGACATCGGCTACGGCCTGCTGCGGATCTTCCCCGAGCAGCGCTGGCGCCCGTTCTACCTGGCGCAGCCGTTCATCGCGGTGGTGTTCGCGCTGCTGTTCGAATGGGGCGTGGCGATCCAGGACCTGCGCCTGGGCCGCTGGTTCGCCGGCAAGATGAAGCGCGGCGAGCTGCGCCGCAGCTTCGCCCCGGTCGGGCGCAAGATGGGCCGGCAGATCCTCAAGGACTACGTGATCTTCCCGGCGCTGGCCGGCCCGTTCTTCCTGACCGTGCTGCTGGGCAACCTGGCCGCCAACGTGCTGCGCAGCATCTGGACCTTCGTGATCATCTTCTGCGGCCACTTCACCGCCGATGCGGAGACGTTCCCGAAGGAGTCGATCAAGGGCGAGTCGCGCGGCCACTGGTACCTGCGCCAGCTGCGCGGTTCCTCCAACCTGGCCGGCGGCAAGCTGCTGAACGTGCTGTCGGGCAACCTGAGCCACCAGATCGAGCACCACTTCTACCCGGACATCCCGGCCAACCGCTACGCGGCGCTGGCGGTGGAGGTGAAGCAGATCTGCGCGCGCTACGGCCAGCACTACAACACCGGCTCGCTGCCGCGCCAGTTCGGCCAGGTGATGTGGCGGATCGTGCGCCACGCCTTCCCGAGCCGGCCTCGGCCGGTGCGGCAGGTCCGGGCGCAGGCGGCGCAGCAGGCGGGCTGA
- a CDS encoding low affinity iron permease family protein, whose amino-acid sequence MKPANLFNAVAKKASYAAGTPWTFCIALGIVAIWGASGPVFGFNDTWQLVINTGTTIITFLMVFLIQHTQNADTAAMQIKLDELIRATGEANNELLSLEELDEKRLEQIRRQYEALARAAGREQRARAGKGGPQAATAAPDVDNTE is encoded by the coding sequence ATGAAACCTGCAAACCTGTTCAATGCCGTCGCCAAGAAGGCGTCGTACGCGGCCGGCACGCCGTGGACGTTCTGCATCGCGCTCGGCATCGTGGCGATATGGGGCGCCAGCGGCCCGGTGTTCGGCTTCAACGACACCTGGCAGCTGGTGATCAACACCGGCACCACTATCATCACCTTCCTGATGGTGTTCCTGATCCAGCACACCCAGAACGCCGACACCGCGGCGATGCAGATCAAGCTCGACGAACTGATCCGCGCCACCGGCGAGGCCAACAACGAACTGCTGAGCCTGGAGGAGCTGGACGAGAAGCGCCTGGAACAGATCCGCAGGCAGTACGAAGCGCTGGCGCGCGCGGCCGGCCGCGAACAGCGGGCGCGCGCCGGCAAGGGCGGACCGCAGGCGGCGACGGCCGCGCCGGATGTCGACAACACCGAGTGA
- the poxB gene encoding ubiquinone-dependent pyruvate dehydrogenase has protein sequence MARHLAETLHSAGVERIWGVTGDSLNGLTDALRQMDSIEWMHVRHEEVAAFAAGAEAALSGKLAVCAGSCGPGNLHLINGLFDCHRSHQPVLAIAAHIPSSEIGLGYFQETHPQELFRECSHYVELVTNPAQMPEVLHRAMRTAILRQGVAVVVIPGDVALQELPKGTPTAWPALAPPRILPADADVARLAELLQASEATTLLCGSGCAGAHDELVALADLLGAPIVHALRGKEHVEWDNPFDVGMTGLIGFSSGYQAMLNCDTLLMLGTDFPYRQFYPKDAAIVQVDRDPAALGRRTPLQLGIAADVRETLAALLPKLQRRDQRGFLDKSLAHYRKARAGLDDLAVAAAPGEPLHPQFVTRLIDMLADEDAIFSCDVGTPTVWAARYLSMNGKRRLLGSFNHGSMANAMPQALGAQAQFPRRQVISLSGDGGFSMLMGDFISLAQLGLPVKVVVYNNASLGFVAMEMKSAGYLDTGTDLSNPDFAAMSNAMGILGLRVDESAQLEPALREAFAHPGPALVDVRVATQELVIPPAIKLEQAKGMGLYLLRAVMSGRGDEVVELVKTNLR, from the coding sequence ATCGCCCGGCATCTGGCCGAAACCCTGCACAGCGCCGGCGTCGAACGCATCTGGGGAGTGACCGGCGACAGCCTCAACGGGCTCACCGACGCGCTGCGGCAGATGGACAGCATCGAGTGGATGCACGTGCGCCACGAGGAAGTGGCCGCGTTCGCCGCCGGCGCCGAGGCCGCGCTGAGCGGCAAGCTCGCGGTCTGCGCCGGCAGCTGCGGCCCGGGCAACCTACACCTGATCAACGGCCTGTTCGACTGCCACCGCAGCCACCAGCCGGTGCTGGCGATCGCCGCGCACATCCCCTCCTCCGAGATCGGCCTGGGCTATTTCCAGGAAACCCATCCGCAGGAACTGTTCCGCGAGTGCAGCCACTACGTCGAGCTGGTCACCAACCCGGCGCAGATGCCGGAGGTGCTGCACCGGGCGATGCGCACCGCGATCCTCAGGCAGGGCGTGGCGGTGGTGGTGATTCCCGGCGACGTGGCGCTGCAGGAGCTGCCCAAGGGCACGCCGACCGCCTGGCCGGCGCTGGCGCCGCCGCGGATCCTGCCGGCCGATGCGGACGTGGCGCGCCTGGCCGAGTTGCTGCAGGCCAGCGAGGCGACCACGCTGCTGTGCGGCAGCGGCTGCGCCGGCGCACACGACGAACTGGTGGCGCTGGCCGACCTGCTCGGCGCGCCGATCGTGCACGCGCTGCGCGGCAAGGAGCACGTGGAGTGGGACAACCCGTTCGACGTCGGCATGACCGGGCTGATCGGTTTCAGTTCCGGCTACCAGGCCATGCTCAACTGCGACACGTTGCTGATGCTCGGCACCGATTTCCCGTACCGCCAGTTCTATCCGAAAGACGCGGCGATCGTGCAGGTGGATCGCGACCCGGCCGCGCTGGGCCGGCGCACGCCGCTGCAACTGGGCATCGCCGCCGACGTGCGCGAGACCCTCGCCGCGCTGCTGCCGAAGCTGCAGCGGCGCGATCAGCGCGGCTTCCTGGACAAGTCGCTGGCGCACTACCGCAAGGCCCGCGCCGGGCTCGACGACCTGGCCGTGGCCGCCGCGCCCGGCGAGCCGCTGCACCCGCAGTTCGTGACCCGGCTGATCGACATGCTGGCCGACGAGGACGCGATCTTCAGCTGCGACGTCGGCACGCCCACGGTGTGGGCGGCGCGCTACCTGAGCATGAACGGCAAGCGCCGCCTGCTGGGCTCGTTCAACCACGGCTCGATGGCCAACGCCATGCCGCAGGCGCTGGGCGCGCAGGCGCAGTTCCCGCGCCGGCAGGTGATCTCGCTGTCCGGCGACGGCGGCTTCAGCATGCTGATGGGCGATTTCATCTCCCTGGCGCAGCTCGGCCTGCCGGTGAAGGTGGTGGTCTACAACAACGCCTCGCTCGGTTTCGTGGCGATGGAGATGAAGTCGGCCGGGTACCTGGACACCGGTACCGACCTGAGCAACCCGGACTTCGCGGCGATGAGCAACGCGATGGGCATCCTCGGCCTGCGCGTGGACGAATCGGCGCAGCTGGAACCGGCCTTGCGCGAGGCGTTCGCGCATCCCGGGCCGGCCCTGGTGGACGTGCGCGTGGCCACCCAGGAGCTGGTGATTCCGCCGGCGATCAAGCTGGAACAGGCCAAGGGCATGGGCCTGTACCTGCTGCGCGCGGTGATGAGCGGGCGTGGCGACGAGGTCGTCGAACTGGTCAAGACCAACCTGCGCTGA
- a CDS encoding ATP-binding protein gives MPRSLLRQLLLIWIVILAACLGMAVVLFGLYRHSEGVRVSEAQVRLQGECARIVQRYNGASAAARGSDGAGLAAVVVQLVLADAAGVEGGVWERQRGFVAYAYPTYDGSEHKTDVPTAEQNAIVATAQRGVARQQPVHYRRDGQRETLLIAACPLDRTTAAWTMARVAATGEASASRPLAVGVALILALVVVSAVALGWVVRRWSQRLQRIQQALATPAEVPSIPATGALELDRLGAAVTEYAQRSALALAEARRLGQELSRHERLAALGRMTATVAHEIRNPIATLRLALENQIAAGEGGFDEAQAQLMLAQIQRLDGVVESLLGMVQPIRLQRQTVALQPWLQALLDPAEWGPLAAPIALQLADAPNEWMLDPQQAARALHNLLRNALQHATPGTAVMLTVQADADLLRLTVANQGPPVPAPVAAHLFEPFASGRSDGNGLGLALVREIARAHGGDVRYAHRDGVTSFILELPWRAS, from the coding sequence ATGCCTCGTTCGCTGTTGCGGCAACTGCTGCTGATCTGGATCGTGATCCTCGCCGCATGCCTGGGCATGGCGGTGGTGCTGTTCGGCCTGTACCGGCACAGCGAAGGCGTGCGCGTGAGCGAGGCGCAGGTGCGGCTGCAGGGCGAATGCGCGCGCATCGTGCAGCGCTACAACGGCGCCAGCGCCGCCGCGCGCGGCAGCGACGGCGCCGGCCTGGCCGCGGTGGTGGTGCAGCTGGTGCTGGCCGACGCCGCGGGCGTGGAAGGCGGGGTGTGGGAACGGCAGCGCGGCTTCGTCGCCTATGCCTATCCCACCTACGACGGCAGCGAGCACAAGACCGACGTGCCCACCGCCGAGCAGAACGCCATCGTCGCCACCGCGCAGCGCGGCGTCGCCAGGCAGCAGCCGGTGCACTACCGCCGCGACGGCCAGCGCGAGACGCTGCTGATCGCCGCCTGCCCGCTGGATCGCACGACCGCGGCGTGGACGATGGCCCGAGTCGCCGCCACCGGCGAGGCCTCGGCCAGCCGTCCGCTGGCGGTGGGCGTGGCGCTGATCCTGGCGCTGGTGGTGGTGTCGGCGGTGGCGCTGGGCTGGGTGGTGCGGCGCTGGAGCCAGCGCCTGCAGCGCATCCAGCAGGCCCTGGCGACGCCGGCGGAGGTGCCGTCGATTCCGGCGACCGGCGCGCTGGAGCTGGACCGCCTCGGCGCCGCGGTCACCGAGTATGCGCAGCGCAGCGCGCTGGCCCTGGCCGAGGCGCGCCGGCTCGGCCAGGAACTGTCGCGGCACGAGCGGCTGGCCGCGCTCGGGCGCATGACCGCCACCGTGGCCCACGAGATCCGCAACCCGATCGCGACCCTGCGCCTGGCCCTGGAAAACCAGATCGCCGCCGGCGAGGGCGGCTTCGACGAGGCCCAGGCGCAACTGATGCTGGCGCAGATCCAGCGCCTGGACGGCGTGGTCGAAAGCCTGCTCGGCATGGTCCAGCCGATCCGCCTGCAACGGCAGACGGTGGCGCTGCAGCCGTGGCTGCAGGCGTTGCTGGATCCGGCCGAATGGGGGCCCCTGGCCGCGCCGATCGCGCTGCAGCTGGCGGACGCGCCGAACGAGTGGATGCTGGATCCGCAGCAGGCCGCGCGGGCACTGCACAACCTGCTGCGCAACGCGTTGCAGCACGCCACGCCCGGCACCGCGGTGATGTTGACCGTCCAGGCCGACGCCGACCTGCTGCGGCTGACCGTGGCCAATCAGGGCCCACCGGTGCCGGCGCCGGTGGCCGCGCACCTGTTCGAACCCTTCGCCAGCGGCCGCAGCGACGGCAACGGCCTGGGCCTGGCGCTGGTGCGCGAGATCGCCCGCGCGCATGGCGGCGACGTGCGCTACGCGCACCGCGACGGCGTCACCTCCTTCATCCTGGAACTGCCATGGCGCGCATCCTGA
- a CDS encoding sigma-54-dependent transcriptional regulator, which translates to MARILIVDDDTAFSSTLQATLRSFGHEVVAAADGEAGLARLREGGIDLAFVDFRMPGMDGIALMRARQAHAQAAAVPLVMLTAHASSGNTIEAMKLGAFDHLVKPVGRADIVAVVERALQAHAGADSAAPPPAPAEDAGALLGHSAAMRTVHKRIGLAAASDLPVLISGETGTGKELVARALHRASARAGAAFVAVNCAAIPTELMESELFGYRKGAFSGASADRAGLIREADGGTLFLDEIGDMPLPMQAKLLRFLQEGEVSPLGGRGAQKVDVRVVAATHRELAQLVADGRFRSDLRYRLNVVPIELPPLRERGDDIVLLARHFLEDGASAARTLSAAAQARLLAYAWPGNVRELRNAMQRCQVLVRTPAIEAHDLDEVLVGEGDAAAADTPALTLPDAVAQLEKRMIQAALAQAQGNRAEAARRLGIHRQLLYRKLDEYGLG; encoded by the coding sequence ATGGCGCGCATCCTGATCGTCGACGACGACACCGCCTTCTCGAGTACGCTGCAGGCCACGCTGCGTTCGTTCGGCCACGAGGTGGTCGCCGCCGCCGATGGCGAGGCGGGCCTGGCGCGATTGCGCGAAGGCGGCATCGACCTGGCCTTCGTCGATTTCCGCATGCCCGGCATGGACGGCATCGCGCTGATGCGCGCGCGCCAGGCCCATGCGCAGGCCGCCGCGGTGCCGCTGGTGATGCTTACCGCGCATGCGTCCAGCGGCAACACCATCGAGGCGATGAAGCTCGGCGCGTTCGACCACCTGGTCAAGCCGGTGGGCCGCGCCGACATCGTCGCGGTGGTGGAGCGCGCGCTGCAGGCGCATGCCGGCGCCGACAGCGCGGCGCCGCCGCCGGCACCGGCCGAGGACGCCGGCGCGCTGCTCGGCCACAGCGCGGCGATGCGCACCGTGCACAAGCGCATCGGCCTGGCCGCCGCCTCGGACCTGCCGGTGCTGATCAGTGGCGAGACCGGCACCGGCAAGGAACTGGTGGCGCGCGCGCTGCATCGCGCCAGCGCCCGCGCGGGGGCGGCGTTCGTCGCGGTCAATTGTGCGGCGATCCCGACCGAGCTGATGGAGAGCGAGCTGTTCGGCTACCGCAAGGGCGCGTTCTCCGGCGCCAGCGCCGATCGCGCCGGGCTGATCCGCGAGGCCGACGGCGGCACCTTGTTCCTGGACGAGATCGGCGACATGCCGCTGCCGATGCAGGCCAAGCTGCTGCGTTTCCTGCAGGAGGGCGAGGTCTCGCCGCTGGGCGGACGCGGCGCGCAGAAGGTGGACGTGCGCGTGGTCGCCGCCACCCATCGCGAACTGGCGCAGCTGGTCGCCGACGGCCGCTTCCGCAGCGACCTGCGCTACCGGCTCAACGTGGTGCCGATCGAATTGCCGCCGCTGCGCGAGCGCGGCGACGACATCGTGCTGCTGGCCCGGCATTTCCTCGAGGACGGCGCCAGCGCGGCACGGACGCTGTCCGCGGCGGCGCAGGCGCGGCTGCTCGCCTACGCGTGGCCGGGCAACGTGCGCGAACTGCGCAACGCGATGCAGCGCTGCCAGGTGCTGGTGCGCACGCCGGCGATCGAGGCGCACGACCTGGACGAGGTGCTGGTCGGCGAGGGCGACGCGGCGGCGGCCGACACGCCCGCGCTGACCCTGCCCGATGCGGTCGCGCAACTGGAGAAGCGGATGATCCAGGCGGCGCTGGCGCAGGCCCAGGGCAACCGCGCCGAGGCCGCGCGCCGGCTCGGCATCCATCGCCAGCTGCTGTATCGCAAGCTCGACGAGTACGGGCTGGGCTAG
- a CDS encoding MFS transporter, whose translation MSAPAAAAPGARPRGTRALEALNFTMADVQDGLGPFLSVFLQSKGWSVAAIGSVMSVGGIAGMLATTPGGALVDATKRKRSIVVVGCSLILLASALLWWAPSFAGVVTAQVMTALAAAALGPALSGITLGLVRQAGFDHQIARNQVGSHAGNVVAAALAGLLGWKFGFGAVFALTAGFGILAIVSVLLIPRDAIDHRAARGLADAGAHGADHASGWSVLLTCKPLLVLALALALFHLGNAAMLPLYGMAVVAAHQSDPSALTATTIIVAQATMVVASLLAMRLIRVRGHWWVMLLTFLALPLRGLIAASLIHSWGVFPVQILDGVGAGLQSVVVPALVARLLQGTGRVNVGQGAVMTVQGIGAALSPALGGWIAQDFGYRTAFLLLGGVSLLSLALWVGFRKQLLQVAGVPAADAAVAPAPA comes from the coding sequence ATGAGCGCGCCGGCGGCCGCCGCGCCCGGCGCACGCCCGCGCGGCACGCGGGCGCTGGAGGCGCTGAACTTCACCATGGCCGACGTGCAGGACGGGCTCGGCCCGTTCCTGAGCGTGTTCCTGCAATCCAAGGGCTGGTCGGTGGCGGCGATCGGCTCGGTGATGAGCGTCGGCGGCATCGCCGGCATGCTCGCGACCACCCCGGGCGGTGCGCTGGTCGATGCGACCAAACGCAAGCGCAGCATCGTGGTGGTCGGTTGCAGCCTGATCCTGCTGGCCTCGGCGCTGCTGTGGTGGGCGCCGAGCTTCGCCGGCGTGGTCACCGCGCAGGTGATGACCGCGCTCGCCGCCGCGGCGCTGGGACCGGCGCTGTCGGGCATCACCCTGGGCCTGGTGCGGCAGGCCGGGTTCGATCACCAGATCGCGCGCAACCAGGTCGGCAGCCACGCCGGCAACGTGGTCGCGGCGGCGCTGGCCGGCCTGCTCGGCTGGAAATTCGGTTTCGGCGCGGTGTTCGCGCTGACCGCAGGCTTCGGCATCCTGGCGATCGTCTCGGTGCTGCTGATTCCGCGCGATGCGATCGACCATCGCGCCGCGCGCGGCCTGGCCGACGCCGGCGCGCACGGCGCCGATCACGCCAGCGGCTGGTCGGTGTTGCTGACCTGCAAGCCGCTGCTGGTGCTGGCATTGGCGCTGGCGCTGTTCCACCTGGGCAATGCGGCGATGCTGCCGCTGTACGGCATGGCCGTGGTCGCCGCGCACCAGAGCGATCCCAGCGCGCTGACCGCCACCACGATCATCGTCGCGCAGGCGACCATGGTGGTGGCCTCGCTGCTGGCGATGCGCCTGATCCGCGTGCGCGGGCACTGGTGGGTGATGCTGCTGACCTTCCTGGCGCTGCCGTTGCGCGGCCTGATCGCGGCCAGCCTGATCCACAGCTGGGGCGTGTTCCCGGTGCAGATCCTCGACGGCGTCGGCGCCGGCCTGCAGAGCGTGGTGGTGCCGGCGCTGGTGGCGCGGCTGCTGCAGGGCACCGGCCGGGTCAACGTCGGCCAGGGCGCGGTGATGACGGTGCAGGGCATCGGCGCGGCGCTGAGCCCGGCGCTGGGCGGCTGGATCGCGCAGGACTTCGGATACCGCACCGCGTTCCTGCTGCTGGGCGGCGTGTCGCTGCTGTCGCTGGCGCTGTGGGTGGGTTTCCGCAAGCAGTTGCTGCAGGTGGCCGGGGTGCCGGCGGCGGACGCGGCGGTGGCGCCGGCGCCGGCTTGA
- a CDS encoding NAD(P)-dependent oxidoreductase, translated as MPLYPLFADLAGRRVLVVGGGEVAMRKIEALLHAGAQVLVYAHALNPTVAQWLAQGRLQRVDGEFDAQWLDAAWLVVAATDDNAFNRELAAQAGQRRKLVNVVDDAELSTFQVPAIIDRDPLLVAISSSGAAPMLARRLRERWETELDHSYAQLAQLFARHREAIRARLPQLAQRRRWFEQVLEGPVQALLQSGQAQAAEQAFHDALQRSDEDVPRRGSVWLVGTGNGDPGALTLKALRALNQADLLLCDPAVGTVVLSLARRDAARQPLPADDAAHFALLVEQVQAGQRVVSLKPGDAFRRAPHAQLAAQLAAAGIACDVVAGVAPD; from the coding sequence ATGCCGCTGTATCCCTTGTTCGCCGATCTGGCCGGGCGCCGCGTGCTGGTGGTCGGCGGCGGCGAGGTGGCGATGCGCAAGATCGAGGCGTTGCTGCACGCCGGCGCGCAGGTGCTGGTGTACGCGCACGCGCTCAACCCCACGGTGGCGCAGTGGCTGGCGCAGGGCCGCCTGCAGCGGGTCGACGGCGAGTTCGATGCGCAGTGGCTGGACGCCGCCTGGCTGGTGGTCGCGGCCACCGACGACAACGCCTTCAACCGCGAACTGGCCGCACAGGCCGGGCAGCGCCGCAAGCTGGTCAACGTGGTCGACGATGCCGAGCTGTCCACGTTCCAGGTGCCGGCGATCATCGACCGCGATCCGCTGCTGGTGGCGATCTCCTCCAGCGGCGCGGCGCCGATGCTGGCGCGGCGCCTGCGCGAGCGCTGGGAGACCGAGCTGGACCATTCCTATGCGCAGCTGGCGCAGCTGTTCGCGCGCCACCGCGAGGCGATCCGCGCGCGCCTGCCGCAGCTGGCGCAGCGCCGGCGCTGGTTCGAACAGGTGCTGGAAGGCCCGGTGCAGGCGCTGCTGCAGAGCGGGCAGGCGCAGGCCGCCGAGCAGGCCTTCCACGACGCCCTGCAGCGCAGCGACGAGGACGTGCCGCGCCGCGGCAGCGTGTGGCTGGTCGGCACCGGCAACGGCGATCCCGGCGCGTTGACGCTGAAGGCATTGCGCGCGTTGAACCAGGCCGACCTGTTGCTGTGCGATCCGGCAGTGGGCACGGTGGTACTGAGCCTGGCGCGACGCGATGCGGCGCGGCAGCCGCTGCCGGCCGACGACGCCGCGCACTTCGCGCTGCTGGTCGAACAGGTGCAGGCCGGGCAGCGCGTGGTCAGCCTGAAGCCGGGCGATGCGTTCCGGCGGGCGCCGCACGCGCAACTGGCCGCGCAGTTGGCCGCCGCCGGCATCGCCTGCGACGTGGTGGCGGGCGTGGCGCCGGACTGA
- a CDS encoding ANTAR domain-containing response regulator: protein MRVLLVNDTEKPIGQLRQALLDAGYEVLDEVAAAPALLKAVSTQQPDVVIIDVDSPSRDTLEQLALIHRQAPRPVVMFSADGDDQLIRAAVGAGVTTYVVDGLAPARLAPIVQVALARFEQEAGMRRQLDEVQGKLRDRERIDRAKRLLMDKRGMSENEAYAALRQQAMKQGLKLAEVAQRILAMADLLG from the coding sequence CTGCGCGTCCTGCTGGTCAACGATACCGAAAAGCCGATCGGGCAGCTGCGCCAGGCACTGCTCGATGCAGGGTACGAGGTGTTGGACGAGGTCGCCGCGGCGCCGGCGCTGCTCAAGGCGGTGTCCACGCAGCAGCCGGATGTGGTCATCATCGATGTCGATTCGCCCTCGCGCGACACCCTCGAGCAACTGGCGCTGATCCACCGCCAGGCGCCGCGCCCGGTGGTGATGTTCTCCGCCGACGGCGACGACCAGCTGATCCGCGCCGCGGTGGGCGCCGGCGTCACCACCTACGTGGTCGACGGCCTGGCGCCGGCGCGGCTGGCGCCGATCGTGCAGGTGGCGCTGGCGCGCTTCGAGCAGGAAGCGGGCATGCGCCGGCAACTGGACGAAGTGCAGGGCAAGCTGCGCGACCGCGAACGGATCGACCGCGCCAAGCGCCTGCTGATGGACAAGCGCGGCATGAGCGAGAACGAGGCCTACGCCGCATTGCGGCAGCAGGCGATGAAGCAGGGACTGAAGCTGGCCGAGGTCGCCCAGCGCATCCTCGCGATGGCCGATCTGCTGGGATGA
- a CDS encoding CmpA/NrtA family ABC transporter substrate-binding protein, with protein MSAPLHPEPRTLRLGYLPLIDCAPLIVAVRLGLDRRHGLRLELQRQASWAAVRDKLLSGELDAAHALAGLVYGVECGIGGPQADLAILLTLNQNGQAITLAPALADALAQGTPLRSALAALGRAPVFAQTFPTGTHAMWLYYWLAAQGVDPIGAIQAVTLPPPQMPDALARGELDGYCAGEPWAAQAEAMGTGRRVIRSGELWPGHPEKVLACRRAWAALQPELATALTATLLEACRWLDDAAHRREAVAWLADPDVIGLPAERIAACLLPGGAADAGADPQDLRFHAGGLANMPWLSDGRWFLQQFRRWGWLPASGAGAGQDAAHDAQIVARVHRLETYRAAAAQVGVAVPARDGREDGLPDWSAGQR; from the coding sequence ATGAGCGCACCACTGCACCCCGAACCGCGCACGCTGCGCCTGGGCTACCTGCCGCTGATCGACTGCGCGCCGTTGATCGTGGCGGTGCGGCTGGGCCTGGACCGCCGCCACGGCCTGCGCCTGGAGCTGCAACGGCAGGCCTCGTGGGCGGCGGTACGCGACAAGCTGCTGTCCGGCGAACTGGACGCGGCGCACGCCCTGGCCGGCCTGGTCTACGGCGTGGAATGCGGCATCGGCGGACCGCAGGCCGACCTGGCGATCCTGTTGACCCTCAACCAGAACGGCCAGGCCATCACCCTGGCGCCGGCGCTGGCCGATGCGCTGGCGCAAGGCACGCCGCTGCGCAGCGCGCTGGCCGCGCTCGGCCGCGCGCCGGTGTTCGCGCAGACCTTCCCCACCGGTACCCACGCGATGTGGCTGTACTACTGGCTGGCGGCGCAGGGCGTGGACCCGATCGGTGCCATCCAGGCGGTGACCCTGCCGCCGCCGCAGATGCCCGACGCGCTGGCGCGCGGCGAACTGGACGGCTACTGCGCCGGCGAACCGTGGGCGGCGCAGGCCGAAGCGATGGGCACGGGCCGGCGGGTGATCCGCAGCGGCGAACTGTGGCCCGGCCATCCGGAGAAAGTGCTGGCCTGCCGCCGCGCCTGGGCCGCGCTGCAGCCGGAACTGGCGACCGCGCTGACCGCCACGCTGCTCGAGGCCTGCCGCTGGCTCGACGATGCAGCGCATCGTCGCGAGGCGGTGGCGTGGCTGGCCGATCCGGACGTGATCGGCTTGCCGGCCGAACGCATCGCGGCGTGCCTGCTGCCGGGCGGCGCCGCCGACGCTGGCGCCGATCCGCAGGATCTGCGTTTCCACGCCGGCGGCCTGGCGAACATGCCGTGGCTGTCGGACGGGCGTTGGTTCCTGCAGCAGTTCCGGCGCTGGGGATGGTTGCCGGCGAGCGGGGCGGGCGCCGGACAGGATGCGGCGCACGATGCGCAGATCGTGGCGCGGGTGCATCGGTTGGAGACGTATCGTGCGGCGGCGGCGCAGGTGGGGGTTGCGGTGCCGGCACGCGACGGGCGCGAGGATGGGTTGCCGGATTGGAGCGCTGGACAGCGATGA
- a CDS encoding DUF1778 domain-containing protein, with product MGAPTSKVINFRAPAAKQALIDHAVEVSGMNRTEFILEAACEKAREMLADQTRFALSEQNLRRFNALLDAPLESNAAIRRLLSTPAPWER from the coding sequence ATGGGCGCCCCTACCAGCAAAGTCATCAATTTTCGGGCGCCTGCCGCCAAACAGGCCCTGATCGACCATGCCGTGGAAGTCAGCGGCATGAATCGCACCGAGTTCATTCTGGAGGCCGCCTGCGAGAAGGCGCGCGAGATGCTGGCCGACCAGACCCGATTCGCCCTGAGCGAGCAGAACCTGCGGCGTTTCAATGCGCTGCTCGATGCCCCGCTGGAGAGCAATGCGGCGATCCGGCGCCTATTGAGTACTCCAGCGCCTTGGGAGCGCTGA